A single Thunnus thynnus chromosome 6, fThuThy2.1, whole genome shotgun sequence DNA region contains:
- the LOC137184603 gene encoding deoxynucleoside triphosphate triphosphohydrolase SAMHD1-like, with amino-acid sequence MERPADYKLWGVEKTCQFLREEGLAEWEAKFREHKITGTRLENITADDLEEMGIERRGDRLRIWHIIKIKLWKIPDQSKVFNDSIHGHIKLHPLLVKIIDTPQFQRLRNIKQLGGSYFVFPGASHNRFEHSIGVACLAGQLVQNLKTEQEELNIDDRDILCVQIAGLCHDLGHGPFSHLFDGMFIPKVRPDPWKHETASREMFDYLVDDNDLKPVMEQYGLKLPEDQTFITEMFAGPLDTNAAQGQTWPYEGRPEDKSFLYEIVANKRNGIDVDKFDYFARDCHHLGIQNNFDHQRFIMFARVCDVDGLKHICVRDKEVGNLYDMFYTRISLHRRAYQHRVKNIIEAMITEAFVKADGHIKIKGKDGDEFTLSTAIDDMEAYTKLTDSVFEEILNSSSPELAEARKILEKIISRQLYKFLGQTKAKRLPEEGGPQKKKRRNDERFIDVTEEIISTWKRELAQAVPDAQDGLNPEDFEIIKVTINYGKKDQNPVNDVYFYSKNDHTRVFQIPQEQMSELRPTCFSETLIMVYCKRTDDNSLKAAKNHFSQWCRNKGFQVGDTVGL; translated from the exons ATGGAAAGGCCAGCGGACTACAAGCTATGGGGCGTAGAGAAAACGTGTCAATTCCTGCGAGAAGAAGGACTTGCAGAATGGGAAGCCAAATTTAGAG AACACAAAATCACTGGTACCAGGCTGGAAAATATCACAGCTGATGATCTGGAGGAGATGGGTATTGA gAGACGTGGTGATCGCCTGAGAATCTGGCACATTATCAAGATAAAACTCTGGAAGATCCCAGACCAAAGCAAG GTGTTCAATGATTCCATCCATGGTCATATCAAGTTGCATCCGCTTCTCGTCAAAATCATTGACACACCTCAGTTCCAGAGACTACGAAACATCAAGCAGCTTGGAGGgagttattttgttttccctGGAGCATCCCACAACCGCTTTGAACACTCAATCGG GGTGGCATGCTTAGCAGGACAGCTTGtacaaaatctgaaaacagaGCAGGAGGAACTCAACATCGATGACAGAGACATCCTTTGTGTGCAGATTGCTGGACTTTGTCATGACCTCG GACATGGACCCTTTTCTCATCTGTTTGATGGAATGTTCATTCCCAAAGTACGTCCAGATCCGTGGAAG CATGAGACTGCCTCTCGAGAGATGTTTGACTACCTGGTGGATGATAATGATCTGAAGCCAGTGATGGAGCAATACGGCCTGAAGCTGCCTGAGGACCAGACTTTCATCACAGAGATGTTTGCAGGACCTCTGGACACTAATGCAGCTCAAGGCCAGACG TGGCCGTATGAAGGCCGACCAGAGGACAAGTCCTTCCTCTATGAAATCGTGGCCAACAAAAGAAATGGCATTGATGTGGACAAGTTTGACTACTTTGCCAG GGACTGCCACCACCTGGGCATCCAGAACAACTTTGACCATCAACGCTTCATCATGTTTGCCAGGGTGTGTGATGTGGACGGGTTGAAGCACATCTGTGTTAGAGACAAG GAGGTGGGCAATCTGTATGACATGTTCTACACAAGGATCAGTCTCCACAGAAGAGCCTACCAGCACAGAGTGAAAAATATCATAGAAGCTAT GATCACAGAGGCCTTTGTAAAAGCAGATGGGCACATCAAAATTAAAGGCAAAGATGGGGATGAGTTCACTCTCTCCACAGCCATAGATGACATGGAGGCCTACACCAAGCTGACAG ATTCTGTGTTTGAAGAAATACTCAACTCCTCCTCCCCAGAGCTGGCTGAGGCGAGGAAGATTCTGGAAAAGATCATCTCTCGACAACTCTACAAGTTTCTGGGCCAAACAAAGGCCAAAAGGCTGCCAGAGGAAGGGGGTccacaaaagaagaaaagaagaaatgatgAGAGATTCATTGATGTCACCGAG gAGATAATTTCCACTTGGAAAAGGGAACTGGCTCAAGCCGTCCCTGATGCTCAGGATGGGCTGAACCCAGAGGACTTTGAAATTATT AAAGTCACTATAAACTATGGGAAGAAGGACCAGAATCCTGTTAATGATGTATATTTCTACAGCAAAAATGATCATACCAGAGTTTTCCAGATCCCTCAAGAACAG ATGTCTGAGCTGCGCCCAACGTGCTTTTCTGAGACGCTGATCATGGTTTACTGCAAGAGGACCGATGATAACAGTCTGAAGGCTGCCAAGAACCACTTTTCCCAGTGGTGCAGAAACAAGGGCTTTCAG GTTGGAGACACAGTAGGACTGTAG